In Aureibaculum algae, the following are encoded in one genomic region:
- a CDS encoding fasciclin domain-containing protein — protein MKYPLNTYKKMKNIGLIILVFVTLYACNSDDYLVDGGISDENVNATTFDFIKSHKQLDTLAILIEKAGMTTEVNGENTLFAPNNTSIKLYVNKVLEVMRNEDPQAQFTVNDIHVDTLKKYMGGFIFPGKIKRENMTKEGEVLTALNGEERRISLEPTDNYSGQLETFPEYVYFTYKVGDDWEAWDDGNSDDKKYLIRTSNISTTNGVVHVLQGSYVLFNYDPK, from the coding sequence ATGAAATATCCATTAAATACATATAAAAAAATGAAAAACATAGGCTTGATAATCTTAGTTTTTGTAACGCTTTATGCTTGTAATAGTGATGATTATTTGGTAGATGGTGGTATTAGTGACGAAAATGTAAATGCTACCACTTTCGATTTCATTAAATCACATAAGCAGTTAGATACCTTGGCAATTCTTATTGAAAAAGCAGGTATGACCACAGAAGTAAACGGAGAAAACACTCTTTTTGCTCCGAACAATACGTCAATTAAACTTTATGTAAATAAAGTATTAGAGGTAATGAGAAACGAAGATCCGCAAGCACAGTTTACCGTAAATGACATTCATGTAGATACATTGAAAAAGTACATGGGCGGTTTTATTTTTCCTGGTAAAATTAAACGTGAAAATATGACTAAAGAAGGTGAAGTATTAACAGCGTTAAACGGTGAAGAAAGAAGAATTTCCTTAGAACCTACTGACAATTACTCAGGGCAATTAGAAACTTTTCCTGAATACGTTTATTTTACCTATAAAGTAGGAGACGATTGGGAGGCTTGGGATGATGGAAATAGTGATGATAAGAAGTATTTAATTAGAACTTCTAATATTTCAACCACTAATGGAGTAGTACATGTACTTCAAGGAAGTTATGTGTTGTTCAATTATGACCCTAAATAA
- a CDS encoding head GIN domain-containing protein — protein sequence MKKQILSIVIFLLTLGCSDHTSDCLSSSGTEVIKLVDLSSFSKIIAHEGIRLEIKQGLENTLQIKYGENLIDNISVTITDGILSIENSTCNLFRDTNPAQLILTAIDITEIRNASQFTISSTEILKFNSITLFSEDYYLPTENVGDFDLIIDNNHLNIISNNVSNFTIKGKTNNLFVGFYAGEGKFNGENLEAQNVDVFHRGINTMIVNPIQKLTGEIRSVGDLISLNKPPLVEVKTFYNGKLIFK from the coding sequence ATGAAAAAACAGATTTTAAGTATTGTAATTTTTCTACTCACCTTAGGATGCTCTGATCATACTTCTGACTGTTTATCATCGTCAGGAACGGAAGTTATTAAATTGGTAGATTTATCAAGTTTTTCTAAGATAATTGCCCATGAAGGAATCCGTTTGGAAATAAAACAAGGATTGGAAAACACACTTCAAATAAAGTATGGCGAAAATTTAATTGATAATATTTCTGTAACAATTACTGATGGTATATTATCTATAGAAAACAGTACTTGTAACCTATTTAGAGACACCAACCCTGCTCAATTAATATTGACTGCTATCGATATTACCGAAATTAGAAACGCATCACAATTTACAATTTCAAGTACAGAAATTTTAAAGTTCAACTCTATTACGTTGTTTTCTGAAGACTATTATTTACCAACCGAAAATGTTGGTGATTTTGACCTTATTATTGACAATAACCATTTAAATATTATATCTAATAATGTATCCAATTTCACAATAAAAGGTAAAACAAATAATTTGTTTGTAGGATTTTATGCGGGCGAAGGTAAGTTTAACGGTGAGAATTTAGAAGCTCAAAATGTGGATGTTTTTCACAGAGGAATTAATACCATGATCGTTAATCCTATTCAAAAACTAACTGGAGAAATAAGAAGTGTAGGCGACCTAATCTCATTAAACAAACCGCCTTTAGTTGAGGTAAAAACCTTTTATAATGGTAAATTAATTTTTAAATAA
- the deoC gene encoding deoxyribose-phosphate aldolase, whose amino-acid sequence MNINEHLDSTYLKTAVQAGITEDETRKNVIKLIEEAIAENFKLVMIRPKFVSLAKELITKANSDVQVGTVIGFHEGTFTIEEKLNEAKEAIENDVDELDFVINYPAFLNGNINLIKSEVFKCSKLGLENDKIVKWIIEIAALSDNEIIAITQIIRDVILSNFGEEKASSVYVKSSTGFFKTSDNKPSGATFEGMKLIVENAKPLQSKAAGGVKSYEDAVKMINLGVNRIGTSAAKSIADGGSTNDNY is encoded by the coding sequence ATGAACATTAATGAACACTTAGACTCTACCTATCTTAAAACTGCTGTACAAGCAGGTATTACAGAAGACGAAACACGTAAAAACGTAATTAAACTAATTGAGGAAGCTATTGCAGAAAATTTCAAATTAGTAATGATAAGACCAAAGTTTGTTTCACTTGCTAAAGAATTAATTACTAAAGCCAACAGTGATGTTCAAGTGGGGACAGTAATAGGGTTTCACGAAGGCACTTTTACTATTGAAGAAAAATTGAATGAAGCTAAAGAAGCAATTGAAAATGATGTTGATGAATTAGATTTTGTAATTAATTATCCTGCATTTTTAAATGGTAATATTAATCTGATAAAAAGTGAGGTTTTTAAATGCTCAAAACTCGGATTAGAAAATGACAAAATTGTAAAGTGGATTATTGAAATAGCGGCCTTATCAGACAATGAAATTATTGCCATTACTCAAATTATTAGAGATGTAATTTTAAGTAATTTCGGTGAAGAAAAGGCTTCAAGTGTTTATGTAAAATCGTCAACTGGCTTTTTTAAAACAAGTGATAATAAACCTTCTGGAGCTACATTTGAAGGTATGAAATTGATTGTGGAAAATGCCAAACCCTTACAAAGTAAAGCTGCGGGTGGAGTAAAGAGCTATGAAGATGCTGTTAAAATGATTAATTTAGGTGTAAACAGAATAGGCACTTCCGCTGCGAAAAGTATTGCTGACGGAGGTTCAACTAACGATAATTATTAA
- a CDS encoding DUF3472 domain-containing protein, producing the protein MRFIYFVTLFVLISCQSKSSENQSTQNEKLSFSIEIPASGNSWIHNNSSENSNMLRDSVINNWTNLKTVIRTYFKTDTSGKLHLGLNANVPDGTSTIKVTIGNKSETVTLNSSEYMEIAVGVFDIKKGYNYVEIEGIGKSGKYIANINKVLIGGPATEGKVYFIKDDFYFGRRGPSVHLSYKIPKNKDVVWFYNEIKIPKGEDALGSYFMANGFKDGYFGIQVNSETERRILFSVWSPYETQNPKEIPDDYKIILLGKGEGVTSGEFGNEGSGGQSYKVFNWKADKTYKFLLKGVPSVNNSTDYTAYFFDPEKDTWNLIASFRRPHTSRYLQNVYSFLENFIPDTGNISRKGNYQNQWVYTKDGVWTELTTAKFTADATARKEARLDYAGGVEGSTFFMKNCGFFSETTSIDSEFTREANGIAPSIDFSKLEVPK; encoded by the coding sequence ATGAGATTCATTTATTTTGTAACACTTTTTGTACTTATTTCTTGTCAGTCAAAGTCGTCTGAAAACCAAAGTACTCAAAATGAAAAGTTAAGTTTTTCAATTGAAATTCCTGCAAGTGGTAATAGTTGGATACATAACAATAGTTCTGAAAATTCCAACATGCTTAGAGATTCAGTAATTAATAACTGGACAAATTTAAAAACTGTAATTCGTACATATTTTAAAACGGATACATCTGGTAAGTTACATCTGGGTTTGAATGCAAATGTACCTGATGGTACTTCCACAATTAAAGTTACCATTGGCAATAAATCCGAGACTGTGACATTGAATAGTTCTGAATATATGGAGATTGCAGTGGGTGTTTTTGATATAAAGAAGGGATATAATTATGTTGAAATAGAGGGGATAGGAAAGTCTGGAAAATATATTGCAAATATAAATAAGGTACTAATTGGAGGTCCGGCCACAGAAGGCAAGGTTTATTTTATAAAAGACGATTTTTATTTTGGACGTAGAGGACCTTCAGTGCATTTATCTTACAAAATACCTAAAAACAAAGATGTTGTTTGGTTCTATAACGAAATTAAAATACCAAAAGGAGAAGACGCATTAGGATCCTATTTTATGGCAAATGGTTTTAAGGATGGCTATTTTGGTATTCAAGTAAATTCAGAAACAGAACGACGTATTTTATTTTCTGTTTGGAGCCCATACGAAACGCAGAATCCAAAGGAAATACCGGATGATTATAAAATTATTTTATTGGGTAAAGGCGAAGGAGTTACTTCAGGTGAATTTGGCAACGAAGGGTCTGGAGGACAAAGCTATAAAGTCTTTAATTGGAAAGCAGATAAAACCTATAAGTTTTTATTAAAAGGAGTTCCTTCAGTAAATAATTCAACAGATTATACAGCTTATTTTTTCGATCCAGAAAAAGATACTTGGAATTTGATTGCCAGTTTTCGAAGACCACATACGAGTAGGTATTTACAAAATGTATACTCTTTCTTAGAAAACTTTATACCAGATACTGGTAATATTTCTAGAAAAGGGAATTATCAAAATCAATGGGTTTATACAAAAGACGGTGTGTGGACTGAGTTAACCACTGCTAAATTTACAGCAGATGCAACGGCAAGGAAAGAAGCTCGGTTAGATTATGCTGGTGGAGTTGAAGGCAGTACGTTTTTTATGAAAAATTGTGGATTTTTTAGTGAAACCACATCTATTGATTCAGAATTTACAAGAGAAGCAAATGGAATAGCTCCGTCAATCGATTTTTCGAAATTGGAAGTTCCTAAATGA
- a CDS encoding acyltransferase — MEKSDFFAHKTAVIDDNCKIGNGTKIWHFSHIMSNCVIGENCSFGQNVVVSPDVILGSNVKVQNNVSIYTGVICEDDVFLGPSMVFTNVINPRSAIARKDEYKKTIVKKGASIGANATIVCGNSIGEYSLIGAGSVVTKEIPAYALVVGNPSKQIGWVSEYGHRLNFDAKGFAICPESKEKYQLNNNKVAKIY, encoded by the coding sequence ATGGAAAAATCAGATTTTTTTGCTCATAAGACTGCCGTTATAGATGACAATTGTAAAATTGGTAATGGAACAAAAATTTGGCACTTTAGCCATATCATGTCTAATTGTGTTATCGGTGAAAACTGTAGTTTTGGACAAAATGTAGTGGTATCACCAGATGTCATTTTAGGTAGTAATGTAAAAGTTCAAAATAACGTTTCAATTTACACCGGTGTTATTTGTGAAGATGATGTTTTTCTAGGTCCTTCAATGGTATTTACAAACGTTATTAATCCTAGGAGTGCAATTGCCAGAAAAGATGAATACAAAAAAACTATAGTAAAAAAAGGAGCTAGTATTGGAGCAAATGCGACTATTGTTTGTGGTAACTCTATAGGCGAGTACTCACTTATTGGAGCTGGTAGTGTTGTAACTAAAGAAATTCCCGCATATGCTTTAGTGGTAGGCAATCCTTCTAAACAAATTGGTTGGGTGAGTGAATATGGTCATCGCTTGAATTTTGACGCAAAAGGTTTTGCCATCTGTCCTGAGAGTAAAGAGAAATATCAGTTAAATAATAATAAAGTAGCCAAAATATATTAA
- a CDS encoding acyloxyacyl hydrolase, whose protein sequence is MKYKIVTGILFFMINLTLWAQKEGHTSLHIEYFYGTILKHKNKVSHLAITNPDGFILSYNHKTTPKNNNLAAYNFPDWGISFIYHNFDNAVLGTTFTTQLNYSLYFGNRARKNLFYIKLGQGISYNTNPFDLETNNKNIAFGSHLLANTTLGINYKHKKVFNAFDATLGLMLSHYSNGTIKSPNLGLNTLSLTTGISYNFDVDNPIDYTQSTNLNNSNDKEGIKLNLQLSGGINSAGNLGTKQFPFYVGTVYLDKRLNRKSILQFGSELFISKFLKELITYNAVAFPEFPEEDGNSDYKRVSLMIGHELDINNFSIITQLGYYVYYPYKYETRYYERVGVKKYFGQKWFATASIKAHLFLAESIDLGIGIRL, encoded by the coding sequence ATGAAGTATAAAATAGTAACAGGTATACTATTTTTTATGATCAACTTAACATTGTGGGCTCAAAAAGAGGGGCACACTTCTCTACATATCGAGTATTTCTATGGTACTATTCTTAAGCACAAGAATAAAGTTTCACATCTGGCAATTACCAATCCAGATGGGTTTATTTTAAGTTACAATCATAAAACAACTCCGAAGAACAATAACTTGGCAGCGTATAATTTTCCTGATTGGGGAATTTCTTTTATCTATCATAATTTTGACAATGCAGTGTTGGGTACAACATTTACAACTCAACTTAATTATTCGTTATATTTTGGCAATAGAGCTCGTAAAAATCTTTTTTATATAAAGCTAGGACAAGGCATTTCGTATAATACAAATCCTTTTGATTTAGAAACCAATAATAAAAATATCGCTTTTGGTTCTCATTTATTAGCGAACACAACACTCGGTATTAATTATAAACATAAAAAGGTTTTTAATGCCTTTGACGCCACCCTCGGCTTAATGCTTTCACATTATTCTAATGGAACCATAAAGTCTCCTAATTTAGGACTTAACACACTTTCGTTAACAACAGGTATTAGTTATAATTTTGATGTCGATAACCCCATTGATTATACGCAATCAACTAATCTGAATAATAGCAACGATAAAGAAGGAATAAAACTTAATTTACAATTGAGTGGCGGTATAAACAGTGCAGGGAATTTAGGCACAAAACAATTCCCATTTTATGTTGGAACTGTTTATCTAGACAAAAGACTTAATAGAAAAAGCATACTGCAATTTGGTAGTGAACTATTTATTTCAAAATTTTTAAAGGAATTGATTACCTACAACGCAGTGGCATTTCCTGAATTTCCAGAGGAAGATGGAAATTCAGATTATAAGCGTGTGAGTTTGATGATTGGACATGAATTAGATATCAATAATTTTTCGATAATTACACAACTAGGATACTATGTATATTATCCCTACAAATACGAAACTAGATATTATGAACGTGTAGGTGTTAAAAAATATTTTGGACAAAAATGGTTTGCAACAGCATCCATTAAGGCTCATTTATTTTTAGCAGAATCAATTGATTTAGGTATTGGTATAAGACTTTAA
- a CDS encoding DUF5007 domain-containing protein has translation MKKILTTLIIAIAFASCTPPEVGYISDDIHALEDTIFVPRGVFKLAAAPAAEGSTYPLEWEITSITDASGTPTQALFEEHEITTWTSAYNPETDTTLELAQAKIEQTQEPSVLISSVSGEIAFTQATKFVDGDIFKINVKVKNVNGERQLDDFVVVKLLPFEAVEFPTEMRSRLQLGKGGGAFDIGYTSVISNGNDDEVPSVLDGTHPYITVLKTSNEPAVGVNVKMIIADSYGEALNPEEVVFYPSGSSYLQNYHDNSTETTTDATSTTFSLPAPPFPQYARNYSGSSSYLMYYLTTTNAFTVDKDAYEADNGAKDWSDYIDPDTGEIRNRAYIRWGIKINDSGTWEIKMKIPYTKLKE, from the coding sequence ATGAAAAAAATATTAACTACTTTAATAATTGCTATTGCGTTTGCTTCTTGTACTCCACCAGAAGTAGGCTACATAAGTGATGATATACACGCTCTTGAAGACACTATTTTTGTACCACGCGGTGTCTTTAAACTAGCGGCAGCACCTGCCGCAGAAGGCTCTACCTATCCTTTGGAATGGGAAATTACAAGTATTACAGATGCTAGTGGTACTCCAACTCAAGCTCTATTTGAGGAACATGAAATAACAACTTGGACTTCTGCGTATAATCCAGAAACGGACACTACATTAGAACTGGCACAAGCCAAAATTGAACAAACACAAGAACCTTCTGTTTTAATAAGTTCAGTCAGTGGTGAAATTGCTTTTACACAAGCTACCAAATTTGTTGACGGTGATATTTTTAAAATAAACGTAAAAGTAAAAAACGTAAATGGAGAACGTCAGTTAGATGATTTTGTGGTTGTAAAATTATTACCATTTGAGGCTGTTGAATTTCCTACCGAAATGAGATCGAGATTACAATTAGGTAAAGGAGGAGGAGCATTTGATATTGGCTATACATCCGTTATTAGTAATGGTAATGATGATGAAGTGCCAAGTGTTTTAGATGGCACACATCCATATATTACCGTATTAAAAACGAGTAATGAACCTGCTGTAGGTGTTAATGTGAAAATGATAATTGCCGATAGTTATGGTGAGGCATTAAACCCTGAGGAAGTAGTGTTTTATCCTTCTGGTTCTAGTTATTTGCAGAATTATCATGATAACTCTACAGAGACTACAACGGATGCAACAAGTACTACATTTTCTTTACCAGCACCACCCTTTCCACAATATGCTAGAAATTATTCAGGTAGCAGCTCATACTTAATGTACTATTTAACTACTACAAATGCATTTACAGTAGATAAAGATGCCTATGAAGCAGATAATGGTGCTAAAGATTGGTCTGATTATATTGATCCTGATACGGGAGAAATAAGAAACAGAGCCTACATAAGATGGGGTATTAAAATTAATGACTCAGGTACTTGGGAAATTAAAATGAAAATACCGTATACGAAGCTTAAAGAATAA
- a CDS encoding RagB/SusD family nutrient uptake outer membrane protein, with the protein MKNIKKYTFFTMIICLFSTYSCTDILDQEPVSITHPAVFWDSQPNAEQALAGSYGLFKYAITYQANFIYWGELPGMTFMNSRNWISDYIENSGNYVLAYRDNSRNWKNFYRAANWALTIEKYVADMPDNLFTSVEEKNRIIGEAAFVRGLSYYWMARIWGDVPIVTESVESSDQLLGEDGFIVRIPRSNELEVLDFALEATNKAIGLLEYSAPGNTNWAITANRGSAEALKAGLTLWYASRDNNNSDMVQQSIEAATSAINNSGAELIDYVTEGKDGFDAMCIGQSKTGLFEINVSADMNESFRMESNDGHYTGLTLNYPIWKTENTGVAPTIDPDFYGKEMMNEDDDRENDIRKELFFYDYESSSNSFPLKYSHSSADPNSEDAYALFSESNIVLFRMADMYLLRAEAQARSGATGLAVADLNMVRSKANVPNYNGATDDDSLMKAIFDERAIEFVGEGKSAYDRIRMNYYEGVPWMNQSRIAKKGYFWPIDPSIITNNPSIVQTEYWRGAL; encoded by the coding sequence ATGAAAAACATAAAAAAATATACATTTTTTACCATGATCATATGTTTATTCAGCACTTATAGCTGTACCGATATATTAGATCAAGAACCTGTAAGTATTACACATCCCGCTGTTTTTTGGGACAGTCAACCGAATGCAGAACAAGCGTTAGCCGGGAGCTATGGTTTATTCAAATATGCCATTACCTATCAAGCTAATTTTATTTACTGGGGTGAATTACCAGGTATGACCTTTATGAATAGCCGTAACTGGATTTCAGATTACATAGAAAACAGCGGTAATTATGTGTTGGCCTATAGAGATAATAGTCGTAACTGGAAAAACTTCTATAGAGCAGCGAACTGGGCATTAACCATTGAAAAATATGTGGCTGATATGCCTGATAATCTTTTTACTTCAGTTGAAGAGAAAAACAGAATAATTGGTGAAGCAGCTTTTGTCAGAGGACTCTCTTATTATTGGATGGCTCGTATTTGGGGAGATGTGCCTATTGTTACCGAGTCGGTAGAATCATCTGACCAATTACTTGGTGAAGATGGGTTTATTGTTAGAATTCCAAGATCTAATGAACTAGAAGTATTAGATTTTGCTTTAGAAGCAACTAATAAAGCTATAGGGTTATTAGAATATTCAGCTCCAGGCAATACAAATTGGGCTATTACGGCTAACAGAGGGAGTGCAGAAGCTTTAAAAGCAGGTTTAACCCTTTGGTATGCCTCTAGAGATAATAACAATTCAGATATGGTTCAACAATCTATTGAAGCTGCAACATCTGCAATTAATAATAGTGGTGCTGAATTAATCGATTATGTAACCGAAGGTAAAGATGGTTTTGATGCCATGTGCATCGGTCAGTCAAAAACAGGTTTGTTTGAAATTAATGTGAGTGCTGATATGAACGAATCGTTTAGAATGGAAAGTAATGACGGTCATTATACCGGACTTACATTGAATTACCCTATTTGGAAAACTGAAAATACGGGTGTAGCTCCAACTATAGATCCAGATTTTTATGGAAAAGAAATGATGAATGAAGATGATGATAGAGAAAATGATATCCGTAAAGAGTTATTTTTCTATGATTACGAAAGCAGCAGTAACTCATTTCCGTTAAAATATTCGCATTCATCTGCTGATCCTAATTCTGAAGATGCTTATGCTCTATTTTCTGAGTCTAACATTGTTTTATTTCGTATGGCTGATATGTATTTGCTAAGAGCAGAAGCACAAGCAAGGTCAGGTGCAACAGGTCTTGCAGTAGCTGATTTAAATATGGTTAGAAGTAAAGCGAATGTACCTAATTATAATGGAGCTACTGATGATGACAGTCTTATGAAAGCCATTTTTGATGAGCGAGCTATAGAATTTGTAGGTGAGGGTAAATCAGCTTATGATCGTATTAGAATGAATTATTATGAAGGTGTACCATGGATGAACCAAAGTCGAATTGCTAAAAAAGGATATTTTTGGCCAATTGACCCTTCAATTATTACAAATAATCCATCTATTGTACAAACAGAATATTGGAGAGGAGCTTTATAA
- a CDS encoding energy transducer TonB, with protein MKYIIIVILLISSNVLLGQEDIYPIYKGCDAASETTLASCFNQNLTKDVLAEFKVSNNVTSDNYKGTVNVIFIVTKTGDFEVLYVRSAYKELEAEAKRVFALLPKAQPATYNGRAIDMRFGLPIQIPLGSQPTPGKITKEITKENVVVNTPTIPVTPQTTPTPLNPNTQKKDIQTAVVSTYFPEHQSELNIPFSHSTYDELSYYYDQNDNSHTGFKPFLYSETSKYVDLDLQKTILFKDKSSKWGKKLWNEHFFKVQKEDYWFTIDPLFDLQIGKDNSNDVDYTYNNTRAIQIQGGLGKNFNFSASIYESQGRFADYVNDFARANKGTESYGLVPGRGKAKIFKTNSFDYPVAEAYLTYTPSKFFNFQFGHGKNFVGDGYRSLMLSDAASSYPHLKISTQFWKIKYTNTWMWLDDVRPSVNVDNLSARKFVAMHHLSYNVTKRLNVSLFEAAITKKGENNGFDINYFNPIIFYRAVEFSRGSRGGNAIIGLGTKYKVSDNFSTYTQFVLDELTIGKIFDGSGYWANKFGIQVGAKYYNAFNVDNLYLQGEFNVVRPYTFSHKDPILNYAHYNQPLGHPWGSNFWEFVAIARYKKDRWFGSAKINMGNKGFDINGLNYGGNIYQSYEDRTGDTGIELLQGNNTRIFIADFQGGYLVNPATNTKLFAGIIFRKFNPAQAITDTAIDNSTWFTFGLKADLFNWYFDF; from the coding sequence ATGAAATATATCATTATAGTTATCCTTCTTATCTCTTCAAACGTCTTGCTTGGACAAGAAGATATTTACCCTATTTATAAGGGCTGCGATGCTGCAAGCGAAACTACTTTAGCTTCTTGTTTTAATCAAAACTTGACAAAAGATGTATTAGCAGAATTTAAAGTCTCAAATAATGTAACATCCGACAACTACAAAGGTACAGTTAACGTAATATTTATAGTTACCAAAACTGGTGATTTTGAGGTTTTATATGTACGCTCCGCGTATAAGGAATTAGAAGCAGAAGCGAAAAGAGTTTTTGCACTTTTACCAAAAGCTCAGCCAGCAACTTATAATGGCAGAGCTATTGATATGCGATTTGGACTTCCAATTCAAATACCATTAGGCTCACAACCCACTCCTGGAAAAATAACCAAAGAAATTACTAAAGAAAATGTCGTAGTAAATACACCAACGATACCAGTAACTCCACAAACAACTCCTACCCCACTCAATCCAAATACTCAAAAGAAAGACATTCAAACCGCTGTAGTAAGTACTTATTTTCCGGAACATCAAAGTGAACTTAACATTCCATTTTCGCATAGCACCTATGATGAGTTAAGTTATTACTATGATCAAAACGACAACTCACATACAGGTTTTAAACCTTTTTTATATAGCGAAACTTCCAAATATGTAGACTTAGACCTGCAAAAAACGATTTTGTTTAAGGATAAATCCTCAAAATGGGGAAAGAAATTATGGAATGAGCATTTTTTCAAAGTACAAAAAGAAGATTATTGGTTTACTATTGACCCACTTTTTGATTTGCAAATTGGTAAAGACAATTCAAACGATGTTGATTATACTTACAACAACACGAGAGCCATTCAAATTCAAGGTGGTTTGGGTAAAAACTTCAACTTTTCAGCTTCTATTTACGAAAGCCAAGGTCGCTTTGCTGATTATGTAAACGACTTTGCAAGAGCCAATAAAGGTACTGAATCATATGGGCTAGTGCCTGGCCGTGGTAAGGCTAAGATTTTTAAAACCAATAGTTTTGACTATCCTGTTGCAGAAGCCTATTTAACCTATACTCCGAGTAAATTTTTCAATTTCCAATTTGGACATGGTAAAAATTTTGTTGGTGATGGATATCGTTCCTTAATGTTATCAGATGCGGCATCTTCTTATCCTCATTTAAAAATTAGCACACAATTTTGGAAAATAAAATACACCAATACATGGATGTGGCTTGATGATGTAAGACCTTCTGTAAATGTGGATAATTTAAGTGCTAGGAAATTTGTAGCCATGCACCATCTAAGCTATAATGTTACCAAAAGATTAAACGTGAGCCTATTTGAAGCTGCGATTACTAAAAAGGGTGAAAATAACGGGTTTGACATCAACTACTTTAATCCTATTATTTTTTACAGAGCCGTTGAGTTTTCAAGAGGATCTCGAGGAGGTAACGCCATTATCGGATTAGGTACAAAATATAAAGTTTCTGATAATTTTTCTACCTATACACAATTCGTATTGGATGAATTAACAATTGGGAAAATATTTGATGGAAGTGGCTATTGGGCCAATAAATTTGGCATACAAGTGGGTGCAAAGTATTATAATGCCTTTAATGTCGATAATTTATACTTACAAGGAGAATTTAACGTAGTTAGACCATATACCTTTTCTCATAAAGACCCTATCTTGAATTACGCCCATTATAATCAACCGTTGGGACATCCTTGGGGAAGCAATTTTTGGGAGTTTGTGGCCATTGCACGTTATAAGAAAGACAGATGGTTTGGTAGTGCTAAAATAAACATGGGGAATAAAGGTTTTGATATTAATGGTTTAAACTATGGTGGTAACATTTATCAAAGTTATGAAGACAGAACTGGTGATACCGGAATAGAATTGTTACAAGGTAATAATACCAGAATTTTTATTGCAGACTTTCAAGGTGGATACTTAGTGAACCCCGCAACAAACACGAAATTATTTGCAGGAATTATCTTTAGAAAATTCAATCCGGCTCAGGCTATAACAGATACGGCCATTGATAATTCAACATGGTTTACTTTTGGATTAAAAGCAGACTTATTTAATTGGTATTTCGATTTTTAA
- a CDS encoding energy transducer TonB — MNFSKQTQKNQPPTEKFYRSSALFMQLGLVLALLIVYLSLEYTSTKTVFVLDNVVHEEGTTYVFSAPPDIIIERNQEPREKLVPKKAPLIDINVVPDDTKTPEILELPDSNENPKKLNISDIVEIVEEGPILEEPIPFTILEEAPIFPGCENLKNEEAKACFTKQMTKFVNRTFDASIAEGLNLSGKQKIYAQFTIGKNGLVTDIQIRAPHKSLEKEALRVIEKLPEMTPGKQRKKAVPVKYTLPIIFQIE, encoded by the coding sequence ATGAATTTTTCAAAACAAACCCAAAAAAATCAACCACCAACCGAGAAATTCTACCGCAGTTCAGCTCTTTTTATGCAGCTAGGCTTGGTATTAGCATTATTGATTGTTTATCTTTCTTTAGAGTACACGTCAACCAAAACCGTATTTGTTTTAGATAATGTAGTTCATGAAGAAGGCACAACATATGTTTTTTCTGCTCCACCCGACATTATAATTGAAAGAAACCAAGAGCCACGAGAAAAGTTAGTACCCAAAAAGGCTCCGCTTATTGATATTAACGTAGTTCCTGATGACACAAAAACTCCTGAAATTTTAGAGTTACCTGATAGTAACGAGAATCCAAAAAAATTAAATATTAGTGATATTGTCGAGATAGTCGAAGAAGGACCTATTCTTGAAGAACCTATTCCGTTTACAATTTTAGAAGAAGCTCCTATATTCCCTGGATGTGAAAACTTGAAAAACGAAGAGGCGAAAGCTTGTTTTACCAAGCAAATGACCAAATTTGTAAATAGAACGTTTGATGCAAGTATTGCTGAGGGATTGAACTTATCTGGTAAACAAAAAATTTATGCTCAATTTACTATTGGTAAAAATGGATTAGTAACTGATATTCAAATTAGAGCACCCCATAAAAGCTTAGAGAAAGAAGCTTTACGAGTCATAGAAAAGTTACCAGAAATGACCCCAGGTAAACAACGTAAAAAAGCAGTTCCTGTAAAATATACATTACCCATAATTTTCCAAATTGAATAG